The Bdellovibrio sp. ZAP7 DNA segment GAGTCGGCGTTTGGCTTTTAATTTGTCCATCGGCTGTGATATTGGATAGAGACTTTTGCAGCAGGCTTAGTTGTTGGGGATTGTTTACGTACCCTTCAAGAACTACGTGAGCATCTTTGATGTTGAAGGTGCGCACATCCAGCGTCACTGCGTTTTTCGCAGGAGCCGCATCTGTCACTTTCTTCATGATATCCAGGGCGGAGTTCATATTCGCGACACTCGCCAACGTTTTTAAATCAGAGGCACGTTTTTTATTGTCGCGGATATATTTTTTGATTCCGGCTTCAGAGGCATTTCTACCTTTGAGGTTTGCCACGTTCTTAGCTTGAGTTTTCAAAACTTCCTGAGAGCGTTCCGCCAAACTTAGCGCGAAATCCTCACGTAAGTAGGAGTAAACGAAAAGCACCAGCAAAGCTGCTGTTGCAAGTTTCGCTGTATGGCCCCATTTCTCCCAAATCACCTTGAATTGGTGATTTTGACGGGCAAATTCACCGCGAAGGAAATTGATTGGAGGATTGCGGGGTTTCTTGAAGCCTTCAATCGCAAGACCAATTGCCACGCCCAATTTTGCTGAATTAGCTTGGGAACGTTCAAAAGCAACATTCGGAATCGTATCCAAGATAGCCAAGCGATTCGCAGGAATTTCTAAGGCTTGAGTCATAAAAGGACCCAAGTTTTGAATTTGCGAAGTGCCCCCCGTTAAACCGATGTTCATGATTTCAACGTTGAACTCGGATTTGATTTCCAGAATGGAAAGTTGCAGGTCGCGAGTCATCTCGCGAACACATTTGGCAATCGTTTCTGAGAACGTCACTTGGTCAAAAGTAGCACCTTGTTTGTTTGTCAGAATAAAGGCTTTTGTTTGCAGTTCGCGCAAAGCTTCGATGTAAGGAATTTCATACTTCTTGGCGATGGCTTCAGCGATATTTTTTCCACCCCACAGCAAAGAGCGGATGCCGATTACAGAGCTTCCCTCGATAGCGCACACTAACGTGCGTGTGTGGCCGATGTTCAATACCAGACGGATATGACGAAGAGGTTTATATTCCGTGATGTCGTAGTTTTGGGGATTGCTGATTTGTGCCGGTGGGGCTTCATTCCAGCGTTCAAAAATATTGCTGAAAGCCGCACCCTCTGTGGAAATCAAATAGGGCTCAACGCCAATGTCTTTCGCGCGATCCACCAGATTCTGCACATGAACTTTAGGAGCCGCACATGCTAGGACTTCCGCACCACCACCGACGGTGCGGATGATTTTTGCATCAAAGACTGCATTGTCAGAGGAGAAGGGAAGATCTTCTTCAAGTTCAAAAGCCAAACTTTTAAAAATCTTAATACGATCGCTGAATGGGAAAAACTTATTGCGAACGGCGACGCGATCCTGGCGCAAGCCAAGAATAAAGCGGGTTTGCGAGTGATCATAGCGGGCAAGTAGATCGCGAAGATATTCGATGATCTCCAACTCAGAATCACTTTGAGGGTTGGTGCTTAGAACATGCTCAAAGAACTGAACGACTTGAAAGCCCTTCGTCGTTGATTGCATTTCGACAACTTTAATGCTGCTTGACCCGATGTCGATACCAAGTGATTTCAAAGACCGTTCCTCCATGAACGAGATAATGGTCTAAGTATATGTTGCCTTTGGACTTAAGTAAAATCATTCCTCAGTCGAGGGACTCGACTAAGGACTATCTTTCTGACCAATAAACGATGCGAGGAGGGCCTTTGGAGATGGCATCCGCTTTTTGCTGTTGGTTGCCACTTTGGTTGCCAGGTTGCTGACCGATTTGACCTTTGTTTTGGTTGGCAGGATCATTCGGGTCATTGGCATTCGGGTTTTGAGCTTTTTTGTCTTTATCCACGTAGTCTTTGATTTTCGCGACGGTTTTATTGAAATCCATCGTGATAACCGTGATCTCACTGGTAGAGCGCGCGAATTCGCCCGTGCTGCGGATACGGAAGTTAAAGACGGAATCAAACACTAAAGGAATTTCGTCGGTTTTACCTTCCAGACGAGCATTTTTAGACTGTACGAAGTTCCAAAAGTCAGCGGCATCCTTAAACGGGCCCCCTTGGTTCTGGTCATCCCGGCGTTTGATGATTTCTGTCACAACTTCTTCGGTCATACCCGGATCTAAAGATTTCAAAACTTCTTTGCTGGCGATGTTGGGATTGATGCCCTTCATGCCGTAGATTGTGATACGTGGTTCGATTAAATCATAAAGGTCATCTGTCATCTCAGGAACGAAATGAAGCTCTGAAAGAGTCCGGAAAGCGCGATTGGGTGGGAAATAGTCTGATTGCGCTTCAGAATTCAAATTAGCGTAGTTCGCGCGCTTATCGCCACCATTCGCAGACGTGGCTTTGTCACTCATATAGTCGGCGATGTTGTTGATGATTTTTTCAAAATTTGTGTTTGAATGCTCGCGGCCCCAGGCTTCGTCTTCCTTCATTTTTTGTTGGAAGATATTTAGAAGCTGTTGCTTCGTCACTTTACGCAAAGTTTCAGAAGGGGAGGTCAAGTCATTGATGTCGATCTTGGAGCCCTCGTCCTCGATCGTCGTGATGTAACTTGCATCCATGGCGGATTCTTTGGTCAATTTCTTAAAGGCATCTTTATCAATGGCCGTCAGTTCGTCGGGGACCGGCAATGGCCAAGCAAACGGGAATTGCCAGATCATATTTAACAAGGGACTGTTGCTGCCCAGCTGCGCGCCGAACTTGCTTTGCGCCTGCTGATAGATTTTCACGCGCAAAAGTGCCAACTGCATTCCAGATTTCGCGGCATAGTAAGCTTTGATACGATTTAACCCTGCTGAGTTCACTTCGTATTCGATACGCGTTTCAGACACCAGTTCGGTCGCAAAATACATGATGAACATTAAGCAGGCCGTCACCACGATCAAAGCCATACCACGTCTGTTGCGAAGGGGTTTAAAAATATTCATTATTGAAACCCTCCATTTGGTCGCTGCTGTTGTTGTTGACCCTGTTGCTGCTGTCCTTGCTGTTGGGCTTGCCCAGTTGCAGAGTCATCAGGATTGTTGGTGAAATGAATCGGAACGATCACTTGCATAGAGTACTTGCGATCTTTGCCGCCGGTTTTTTTAGTAACCGTCACAGAAAGTTCCACCGCTTGTGGGAATTTTCCTTTGGTCGCACCGTCGCCCGCTTGATCGGTTCTCCAGTCAGTAACCCAATCCTGTTTTCCCTTACCCATATAGCGGAATTTAAACTCGGTGACGTTTTCAAGTAGAACCGTTTCCGTCCCACCTTTGGTCACATCTAAATCCACCCACGGAGAAGATCTGCGCCACACGCATTTAGAAGTGCCACCATTTGGATCCAGGCTTTTGCATTCTTTTAATTCGTAACCGACTTCGATAAAGTCTGCCTGTTGGGTGTTACGAACGGTGCGGGCGTTATTCATGGTGACGAAATTCAAAGTCTCGGCGTTGCCGATAAATTGTGTTTCAGGATCTTTGCGTGGAACTTCACGATTTTGTTGTTGCTGTTGAAACCCGCCTGGTTGTTGACCCATGTTTGGATTTACGAAGCCGGGTTGGTTTAATCCAGGGTTTAATTGTCCCTGGTTTTGATTACTTTTTTTAGCTAAAAGGTCGGCGATTTCTTTTTCGACATCGCGATAATGATAGGCCATGTTGATGTCTTTTTGAATCAAGCGAACGGCATCACGCAGATGGGACACTTCGTCGATTTGTGTCGTCACCTTGGTTTTCATTTTAATACTTTGCTGAATGGATTGTGCCACCAGAATAATCATCACGCTTAAGATCGAGATCGTGATCATCATTTCAATCAAAGTAAAACCGCGGTTCAGCTTTTTCATTATTGACCGGCCCCGCCAGGAACGCCTGGCATAGGAATTTCACGGTCATAATCGACAAAGTATTGAGTGGCAGAAAAATTCATCGGTTTTTTGCCACCTTTATAAAACACAGTGACTTTGACTTCTTTGATGGATTTTGAAAGATGCTGCGTCAGCGTCTTCATAAGGGTCAGGGACATTTCATCCGCTCCACCATCACGGGCTGTCAGTGTTGCGGAGATGTCGGGAACTTCAAACTCTTTGGATTCCATTTTCCACGAGTACTGCGGAAATTCAGAACCGAAATCGTCTTCTTTTTCTTCCGGGATAGAGTCTAAGGATTTGCCGGTGTATTCGATTTCGATCTCGGCCATTTTACGTTCCAGGAGGGCGGTGACTTCGGTTGCGAACTGCGCCTTGCGCACGAACATAAAGCTTCCACCCCAGGAGTTCGCTAACAGAACCAAACCTGAAGAGAGGATGACCAACGCAAGGACGGTCTCGATCAATGTGAAGCCTTTATTTTTCACCGCTGAATATCCTTTAACGATTGAGCTTTCTCTATGATATCAGCTTGACCCGTTAAAGGATTAAAAACAAGTGTCCAAACTAAATTATTTCCGCCGGAAATCTGCACGGCAGCGGCTTCAACAAAGCCTTCGGCGAAAAAGTGAATGTAAGCGGCACCCGTCGTAATGGGTTCCTTGGCGGAGGAAGTTTCAACTTGAGTGAAACGGAATCCATCGGGAAGGTGAGCTTCCTTTTTTAAGACAGAAGTATCTATCGCATACTTAGGCGGTGGAGCTTCATCGTCTTTGGATTTATTCTTTTGTCTTTCGCGCTCTTTTTCCGCGGAATCTGGATCAACAGGAATAGGACCATTGGCTCTTTCGACCCAATAAGTACCGGCGTTATCGCCATCCAGATTTAAAACCAAGCGGTAAGTGGAGTTGTAGATACGTGCTTTGTTGCGCACGGTTTTAGTCAGAGACATGAATTGACGAGTCGTCGCTCTGATATTGGTCTGTTTCTTAAACAGACGAGGGGCTCCGATAACAACCAGTCCAGCGATAATTGCTAGAACGATCATCACCTCAATGAGGGTGAAGCCCCTGCGATTCACGATTAGTTCAAATCTTCCAACGTGATGTCAGTGTCGTAACCAGAGCCGCCTTCGCGACCATCTTTACCCAAAGACTTCAAGTGGTATTCGCCACCGTTGACTTCGTAAACATATTCGTGATCCCAACGATCTTTGATAACTCTGATGTAAGGTTCTGGGCCCCAGTTGCTGCAGTTAGGATCTGCTTTAGTTAGACCTTCTAACGTTTGCGGATACTTGTTGCAATCTGTGTAGTACATTTGCAAAGCATTAGAAAGCTGACCCATGTGGATCTTAGTTTCTTTAACTTTTGCTTTGTCTGTAGCACCTTGCATACGAGGAAGTAGAAGAGCTGAGATACCGGCGATGATAGCAAGTACGATCATGATCTCGATCAAAGTCATACCCTTGCGATTGCTAATGAACATTCGAAACTCCTTGTTAACAGTTAGAAATCATAACAGAAACGCCCATCACGGTAAAGCTTCGGTTCTGACTTGGCACATTCTTTTGTCTTGTTGTCTTACAGGGATTTCGGTCCTCCCTTTGGTGTTGGGGAGGAAGGCTCGCTTACCTCGGACAGTCCTCGCTCGTTTTGGTCGTTTGTTGTTTAGTTTTGTTGTGGCTCGATTTTTGTTTATTGGCTTCGTTTGTTTCAGAATGGCCTGCGGAACTCGGACGCGAGCCTTTCTCCCCAACACCAAACGGAGAAGAAGTGTTGAGACAACAAGGCGAAAGAATGTGCCAAATCAGAATCGAAACAATGAGATAGCTGTTTTTGTTAAATTCAACTTTAAGTCGAGTTTGAAGTCCGATTAGCTTAAGAAGGCAGGAGCATGAAGTTCAACTTTAACTTTTGTGATCAGCCCTGCGAACGAAAAAAGGGACCTTTGGGTCCCTGTATTCCTAATTTCCAATTTCCAATTTCAAATTTCCGTTAGGCGCAAAGCGCCTAACCAGCCATGTTGGTCATTTCGAACATTGGGATCATGACGGCGAATACGATCATGGCGATGGCCATACCCATGAGGACTGTGACGACTGGACCCATGAGGGAGGTCATGGATTCTAGTTTGTTTTTTACTTGGAAGTCGAAGGCGTCGGAAACTTGCATGAGCATGTTTTCCAGGTCGCCTGTTTTTTCACCGATGTTGACCATGTGGATGACGATCGGCGGGAACTGGCCTGACTTTTTTAAAGGTCCTGCGATGGACTCACCCTCTGCGATGTTGCTGCGGGCTTCATCGATGGCGATGGCTAGGACGTGGTTGTCGACGACGTTTTTAACGATGTCCAATGCTGTTAGCATGGGAACGCCGCCTGTTAATAGAGTCGCAAGCGTTCTGGTAAAACGAGATACGGCGACCATTCTTACTGCGGGGCCTGCGATCGGGAGTTTCAACGAGATGGCGTCCCATTGATTTCTTCCTGTTGGAGTGGATTTCCAGTTTCTAAACATCACGATCGCAACGGCGATGATACCAAAGATGATGTACCAATAGTTCACCATGAATTGGGATGAGTTGATCAAGGCGATCGTGTACCACGGCAACACTAGGTTGGGAGTGGACTCGAACACCGTCACCATTTTTGGGATCAAGAAAATGAAAAGGAACGAAAGTAAGGCTGTCGTTACTACCAGCATGATAACCGGGTAGGTCATCGCGCTGGAAACTTTGGCGCGAAGTTCGGCTTGAGCTTCAGTGAACTCTGCCAGACGCATCAGGATGACGTCCAAAGAACCTGACATTTCACCGGCTTCAACCATGGAAACGTAAATTTTCGTAAAGATCGTTGGGTATTTCTGCAGGGCTTTTGCGAAGGGTGAACCTTCGTTAACCATGTTCTTACAGTCTGCAATCGCCTCTGATAAAGTTGGATTTTCAACTTGTTCAGCGATAGCGGCGAGTGCATCAACCAAAGGGATGTTGGCTTTTACCAGGGTCGCCAACTGACGAGTCATCAAAGACAAGTCTTTAACGCCAACGGCTTTTGTCGCTTTGGGCCCTTTGGATTTTTTGGTGTCGATCTTCTTTTTATCACGAATATCGACAACGTAAACATTATCCTTTTTTAGGCGAGCACGGGCTGCGCGCAGATTTTCTGCGTCGATGATACCCTTGGTGTTTTTTCCATCGCGGGTCAGGCCCTTGTACTCAAAAATTGGCATATTATAGATCCAGTTGCGTATTCGTAGTTAGCTGTTCAATTGTAGTCACACCAGCTAGTACTTTGGCAATACCATGGTCACGGAAAGTTTTCATTCCGTTGGCCAAAGCTTGTTTCTTGAGCGTCGCGCCGTCTTTTCGCTGCATGATCAAAGAACGAATATCGTCGGTCACAACCATCAGCTCACTGATCGTCGTACGACCTGAATATCCTTTTTGCCCACACTCTGTGCAACCCATGGCTTTACAAATGTGGCTGTTGCGAGCAACTTCACGAGTAACTCCCAATAGAGACAATTCGAAATCAGACGGTTCGTGCGGAGCTTTACAATGCGGGCAAAGAACACGCACGAGACGTTGAGCGACAACACCCATAACAGATGTTGCGATCAAGAACGGCTCAACCCCGAAGTCAATCAAACGCGGGAAGGCGCCGGCCGAGTCATTTGTATGCAGAGTCGATAAAACCAAGTGACCCGTAAGGGAGGCTTGAATCGCAAGTTCCGCTGTTTCCAAGTCACGAATCTCACCGACCATGATGATGTCGGGGTCTTGACGAAGGAAAGATCTTAAACCCGCAGCGAAAGTTAAACCGATCTTCGCGTTGGTTTGCACCTGACCAATCCCATGAATACGTTGCTCCACCGGATCTTCAACTGTCAGGATATTCACGTCAGGTTTATTTAATTTCGTTAAAGCTCCGTACAGAGTCGTGGACTTACCAGAACCCGTTGGACCTGTAACAAGCATGATACCGTCATTACGTGAAAGCAGATCATCTAAGCGATCCAAGTTCTCTCTTGAAAAACCCAGTTGCTCAAGTTCCAGGATGACAGTCGATCTATCTTGAATACGCATCACCAGGCGCTCACCATGAGCCGTGGGTACTGTGGAGAGACGGATATCGATGTCTTTACCGCCGACTTTCAAAGGGATACGACCGTCTTGAGGAAGACGTTTTTCTGCGATGTTTAAGTTCGCCATAACTTTGATACGGGAAGTAACAGCGTTTTGCAGTTTTTTAGGTGGTTTAAAGACGTCCATCAAAACACCGTCCGTACGGAAGCGCACGACCATGTCTTTTTCGTAGGGCTCGATATGGATATCTGACGCTTTTTCTTTTACGGCGCGGAACAAAAGGCTGTTCACCATTTTGATTACGGGCGCATCGTCTTCGCCAGCTTCCAGCAGATCCACGATCGGATCATCCAGATCGTAATCTTCTTCGTCAATTTCATCCAAGCCCGAAAGATTCGCTGTGGATTTTTCGTAAACTTTATTGATCGCATCTTGGATGCGGATCACTGTCGTGACTAACGGGCGAACTTTTTTACCGAATAAAACTTTCAAGTCATCCAGTGCTCTCAGGTTTACCGGATTGCTGGTCAATGCGATCAGCTGATCTGGTTCATCCTTGTAGGGGAGGACTTGGTGTTGTTTTGCGTAGTTGATCGGAATATCCCGGATCAAGTCAGCACTGATGTCTGCAACTGGAATGTCGCGGATAAAATCCAATCCCAACTCTTTGCAAAGATCACTGACGACTTCAT contains these protein-coding regions:
- the pilM gene encoding pilus assembly protein PilM, with product MKSLGIDIGSSSIKVVEMQSTTKGFQVVQFFEHVLSTNPQSDSELEIIEYLRDLLARYDHSQTRFILGLRQDRVAVRNKFFPFSDRIKIFKSLAFELEEDLPFSSDNAVFDAKIIRTVGGGAEVLACAAPKVHVQNLVDRAKDIGVEPYLISTEGAAFSNIFERWNEAPPAQISNPQNYDITEYKPLRHIRLVLNIGHTRTLVCAIEGSSVIGIRSLLWGGKNIAEAIAKKYEIPYIEALRELQTKAFILTNKQGATFDQVTFSETIAKCVREMTRDLQLSILEIKSEFNVEIMNIGLTGGTSQIQNLGPFMTQALEIPANRLAILDTIPNVAFERSQANSAKLGVAIGLAIEGFKKPRNPPINFLRGEFARQNHQFKVIWEKWGHTAKLATAALLVLFVYSYLREDFALSLAERSQEVLKTQAKNVANLKGRNASEAGIKKYIRDNKKRASDLKTLASVANMNSALDIMKKVTDAAPAKNAVTLDVRTFNIKDAHVVLEGYVNNPQQLSLLQKSLSNITADGQIKSQTPTLGTLPGRQAFSFSFNVDRGIQKVTR
- a CDS encoding general secretion pathway protein GspK codes for the protein MNIFKPLRNRRGMALIVVTACLMFIMYFATELVSETRIEYEVNSAGLNRIKAYYAAKSGMQLALLRVKIYQQAQSKFGAQLGSNSPLLNMIWQFPFAWPLPVPDELTAIDKDAFKKLTKESAMDASYITTIEDEGSKIDINDLTSPSETLRKVTKQQLLNIFQQKMKEDEAWGREHSNTNFEKIINNIADYMSDKATSANGGDKRANYANLNSEAQSDYFPPNRAFRTLSELHFVPEMTDDLYDLIEPRITIYGMKGINPNIASKEVLKSLDPGMTEEVVTEIIKRRDDQNQGGPFKDAADFWNFVQSKNARLEGKTDEIPLVFDSVFNFRIRSTGEFARSTSEITVITMDFNKTVAKIKDYVDKDKKAQNPNANDPNDPANQNKGQIGQQPGNQSGNQQQKADAISKGPPRIVYWSER
- a CDS encoding type II secretion system protein GspJ, which produces MKKLNRGFTLIEMMITISILSVMIILVAQSIQQSIKMKTKVTTQIDEVSHLRDAVRLIQKDINMAYHYRDVEKEIADLLAKKSNQNQGQLNPGLNQPGFVNPNMGQQPGGFQQQQQNREVPRKDPETQFIGNAETLNFVTMNNARTVRNTQQADFIEVGYELKECKSLDPNGGTSKCVWRRSSPWVDLDVTKGGTETVLLENVTEFKFRYMGKGKQDWVTDWRTDQAGDGATKGKFPQAVELSVTVTKKTGGKDRKYSMQVIVPIHFTNNPDDSATGQAQQQGQQQQGQQQQQRPNGGFQ
- a CDS encoding prepilin-type N-terminal cleavage/methylation domain-containing protein — protein: MKNKGFTLIETVLALVILSSGLVLLANSWGGSFMFVRKAQFATEVTALLERKMAEIEIEYTGKSLDSIPEEKEDDFGSEFPQYSWKMESKEFEVPDISATLTARDGGADEMSLTLMKTLTQHLSKSIKEVKVTVFYKGGKKPMNFSATQYFVDYDREIPMPGVPGGAGQ
- a CDS encoding Tfp pilus assembly protein FimT/FimU, whose amino-acid sequence is MNRRGFTLIEVMIVLAIIAGLVVIGAPRLFKKQTNIRATTRQFMSLTKTVRNKARIYNSTYRLVLNLDGDNAGTYWVERANGPIPVDPDSAEKERERQKNKSKDDEAPPPKYAIDTSVLKKEAHLPDGFRFTQVETSSAKEPITTGAAYIHFFAEGFVEAAAVQISGGNNLVWTLVFNPLTGQADIIEKAQSLKDIQR
- the gspG gene encoding type II secretion system major pseudopilin GspG, giving the protein MFISNRKGMTLIEIMIVLAIIAGISALLLPRMQGATDKAKVKETKIHMGQLSNALQMYYTDCNKYPQTLEGLTKADPNCSNWGPEPYIRVIKDRWDHEYVYEVNGGEYHLKSLGKDGREGGSGYDTDITLEDLN
- the gspF gene encoding type II secretion system inner membrane protein GspF, with protein sequence MPIFEYKGLTRDGKNTKGIIDAENLRAARARLKKDNVYVVDIRDKKKIDTKKSKGPKATKAVGVKDLSLMTRQLATLVKANIPLVDALAAIAEQVENPTLSEAIADCKNMVNEGSPFAKALQKYPTIFTKIYVSMVEAGEMSGSLDVILMRLAEFTEAQAELRAKVSSAMTYPVIMLVVTTALLSFLFIFLIPKMVTVFESTPNLVLPWYTIALINSSQFMVNYWYIIFGIIAVAIVMFRNWKSTPTGRNQWDAISLKLPIAGPAVRMVAVSRFTRTLATLLTGGVPMLTALDIVKNVVDNHVLAIAIDEARSNIAEGESIAGPLKKSGQFPPIVIHMVNIGEKTGDLENMLMQVSDAFDFQVKNKLESMTSLMGPVVTVLMGMAIAMIVFAVMIPMFEMTNMAG
- the gspE gene encoding type II secretion system ATPase GspE, with the translated sequence MATVDVLTILSKATSLTQDQLRSVLANPSVVRPVTVGEALNSKEFSTADEVVSDLCKELGLDFIRDIPVADISADLIRDIPINYAKQHQVLPYKDEPDQLIALTSNPVNLRALDDLKVLFGKKVRPLVTTVIRIQDAINKVYEKSTANLSGLDEIDEEDYDLDDPIVDLLEAGEDDAPVIKMVNSLLFRAVKEKASDIHIEPYEKDMVVRFRTDGVLMDVFKPPKKLQNAVTSRIKVMANLNIAEKRLPQDGRIPLKVGGKDIDIRLSTVPTAHGERLVMRIQDRSTVILELEQLGFSRENLDRLDDLLSRNDGIMLVTGPTGSGKSTTLYGALTKLNKPDVNILTVEDPVEQRIHGIGQVQTNAKIGLTFAAGLRSFLRQDPDIIMVGEIRDLETAELAIQASLTGHLVLSTLHTNDSAGAFPRLIDFGVEPFLIATSVMGVVAQRLVRVLCPHCKAPHEPSDFELSLLGVTREVARNSHICKAMGCTECGQKGYSGRTTISELMVVTDDIRSLIMQRKDGATLKKQALANGMKTFRDHGIAKVLAGVTTIEQLTTNTQLDL